GAACACTTCTGGTACGGCTGTCCTCAGCCGTTCTTTCTCGGTTCATCTAGGTCATAGATCCATAGGTTCTCGGGTACGTATGTacgcctcctcctccttcgTATACGCAATCACTTGCATAAATCATTTCCGTTGCGTTCGTCGGATATGGCAGGAGAATTTCTCTGCCCACAGCGTATCTATCTGTCGCATCGCATcgacgtcgtcgtcgtcgtcgtcgtcgtcgcgaGAATGTGATGACTTCTAACAGGTTTCTCGTGGATAAAGTTCTATTTCTGTTCGCTGTGTCGCTCAATGATTCATCCAATGATCGTCGCGCGCTCTATCATCCTGatcctttcttctcttctctctctctctctccctctctcttttttctctcacccTGCTCTCCTCATAGCGTTGATTCGTATCTGTCGTATTGGCCTAGGTGGTCACTTATCAACTCGCCGTCTCACTCACTCTCTACGTCTTTTAGAACCACTCGAACACCTTACGCGAGGCGCCCTTAGTCATCCTTGCTAATGTCGGATCCCGATAAAGAATCCGGGACACTAGTCATCCGATCCGAGAGACGACCTTTACTTGAACTTTCCTGGTAATCTAcaaaaaatgtgcagaaaaGTGTGCAGAAATCAAATTGAATTATACAAGAAATACCGGATGTACACATTTTGACTAgatcattcctttttttccagaatataTGTGTCATATGAAGGTATCGCAAACAAATATATatcaatataaaaaatattctacgtattgaaaaaaacaagcggAATGAGTACAGgccaactaaactgataaattattttcatacTGATCATTGGAGATCATTTTACTTCTGCAAAATGTTTTCCCTGGATCTGTCGAAAGCTTGAATTCTGTTGAAGAAATCtcattccatttgttttttttttcaatatgtaGATATAAAATGAGATAATCAGTATGAGATGTtgtaaatatattttatattgaaatataataattgtaTAATTGCCTGCGATACCCTCATATTTTacacatattttttgaaaaaaaatgttcacacCACAACATATTTAAATGCTTGAAACTATGGAACTCCACTTTTTTCGGGGAGTATTAGTCAATGAAGAATTCTAGAAGCGGTGGGCGTATGCGTGTTGTAGAAGTTATTTCATTGTTCAATCACAAAATCAGCCAACTTCGCCAAAACTCatatttgcaatatttttgaatttttttttggtgtcaTTAATCTGATAGCTATTGTCTCATGCGGGAGGGAGGTTCTATCATAACGATCGAAGATGGAATGGAGTCTTCATagcaaaaattccagaataagCGATGCAAAAGGTGGCAATACTCCAGAAAAAGCGAGACAAAAATGTTCCAGGAAGCGTATCCGCGGGCCTCGTCTACGCGGGCCTCGTCTACGCAACCGGCAGGAGATGCGCGAAGTGCGGAGACTGAGCCAAGAATTAAATCCCCCCACCAGCTCTTTCGGAGCTCATCCCGCATTGAACGTTCAACATTAAGTGTTTACTGGTTGCCCAATTGCACTATCGTTTCGTTGATGAAAACGGAGCACTTAGGACATGCATTCGCTGAAATTCTTCAAAGTACACATCATAGATCATAggtagattttttcatttttattctaaggACATAGAATCAATCAGTAATAGATGAAGTGAGAGAAATGGGAGTGCCATAAAAGTAGAAGCACAgattttcttcgtaatttcAAAGTGTAAAACCCTAAATAATATATGTttttagataaaaataaaaaaaaccgctaTAATTGAGTTTACCCATTGGCGACAGAGcgctttttttacatatttgaCCTAATTGCGTATCCATGTTGACATTTTTCCTAGTCCATTTTGattataatattattcgaAGATAATAAATCCTTTGAATCCAAGGAAAAAGCttcgaaaaatctgaaaatcatgaaaaataaccgtTAAAAAGTGCGTGATTCACCGGCGAGCAGCGCTGTCGTCAAACGGTTAAAAGGACAGGTACAGAACATATTTTCCTAGAACCTTTTGGCAAATGTTTCCCGGTAGGACCGAATTTTGAATTGGAAGTAATTGAACTGTCAGAAAAATAATCATAGAATACATAGATACGTGGATTATATcgataatgaaataataaaaaaataaataaaaataaattaataataatagtaatggtaataaataataaataataataaataataaataaataataaacaaataataaataatagtaaataataaataaataaaaccgaATATTGCATATTTCTccaccagttttttttacatggaGTTGCTCCTGCTATGCAACTCCAATCGGTGTTGCTTTGGAAAAGCAacaccataatttttttccttgccaTTGCCAGGATATTATTTCTGACCAAAACCACACGGACATGCTTTACATGCcctattaaattttttttctgggaattttctgggaataatcttttccagaaaaaaaattaaggctgccagaaataattaatttatttgttatttgtgtGCATAgctattttttcccaaattttcacaaaatatttcatttaaatgGTCATTGCTTAGGTGTTGATTAATCAGAGCGATTATAAAAGTCAGTGAAACTCGCTTTAATGACGACctgttctctctctctctctacgataggttttttttttgtctccgATGAAAAACCTTCGTAGAATGACTCACATTTCCTTCGGAGTCCATCAGTAATTATTAATGATTTATAGACTCTACTAATGATTTATTAGGATCGGACATTTGCACTTAAATGGACGTGCTTTTCGCTCCTAAGCGAACATCTCAAGGATAATTTGGATTCTTGTTTTGAAATATCTCGAAAAACTTTTCTTCCggtttttttaaggaagaaatacATTAATTATGAAGATCTCTTAGGTTACCAGTTCTGGAACTGGGAAAAACTAAAACtgtcctttaaaggcatcaccccacgaatctgggatggtgcgggtttcaggtgggttatgcctctATGGGGTCGTAGACAAGGAGGCTGATtccggagaggagggtgattccgtccatttcttcctaactgccgtaaaaaaacagcctggaagatgcggcacgtgcacaaggctggcgcgctccaatctaactccctgtagaaaatagcgtgccggaacgcccgaagccgtatcttccgggccgttttttacggcaactgggaagaaatggacggaatcaccctactcctcaaaatctacgaccccgtataggcataacccacctgaaacccacaccaccccagattcgtggggtgatgcctttaaaaggctAGTTAGTGTCACATGAAactgtttgtttgaaaaaaaaactttatctttGATTTCACTCTGTAATAGTTTTTTCCCACTAATTGGCTACCACATCAAGTTGTTCTTGAAGgacagtgagttttttttcccctcatttTAAAGGGTAGTAACCTAGGAGACGTTCGTATTTAATGAACCGCTTCAGGGAGATAAGATATATTACTATTTCATCTATAGtgcttttcttctcaattaaaataaatgcaatTCGCAATTCGGATCGTCCCTTTTGAGCTTCGTGTtccagaatgaagaaaaaaatctcttcgtCTCTCACGACTTCTGAtcatttctcttcttcggCTTCTCGCGTCCATATTAATTAATAGTATCGTTGTATGAAAAGATATGGATGGTGTAAAGTGCAAATTTAACACTGTAACATTTAAAGCTGCGCGTTTTTAAGCACGTTTTTTGTCACGAAATCTGACTGCAGAAACGTTACAGCCGTTTCGTGCAAATTCTAGAAAGATCCAGTGgagtataaaataaataaataaataaataaatatatatatataagaaaatggaagaggaagaggagaataaataaaggaaaatatatTATGTAGTTACTCTACTACTATTTTCAACTTGTatgcttattttctttgttctctgTGGCCaggaaaaatttttcacacatattctcgaaaagaaaagaaagtttcgCACCACAACATGTTTAAGGAGGTTGGAAATGTGgagttccattttttttttcgaacaatatCGGACCATGAGAATCCCCGAAGCGGCGGGCACTTGATAATGTAGAAATTTCTGCCTTgggccagaaaaaaattttcttttctttgatctctatctttaatttattactctatctttattcttcaattcagatttcttttaattttagtttcttttttaatttaggaTTAAGTACAGAAAAATTGGTAACAGACGTGTCTAGGATGTAAAAAGCGCTGCTTCGTTTTATCGGCTAGACCCCGTAAATCATTGTCTGCGCCAGacatgcgtttttttttccgcctcCGAGAATGAGTCCGAGTTGAATTGGATCGCGTTGGTGGGTCTTGAACGGATTAACGAACGCCGGTCGCGTTCTCCTTTATCGTTTACGTCGTCGATAcgtttttccacaattttctttttgccgcGTTAAATACGTAAACCTATGCGGCTGCGGGATTTGCTGATGCTGTTCTTATCTATCAACTTTCATTCATTAGTGCCACTATGTTGCTGATTACAGTTATCAGCGATGTGGTCAACACAAACCATTTTATCTCTTCTCTACGTCTCAACTCTCTCTCTGCCacctttttccactttttctaattgaaaaattcaaaaatccctACCCAGGTCAGAATCCAGGATTTGTCACGGAAATTTCTGTTGGATTTTTCCTCATAAATAAATCCCCATAGTCTCGTACGTGGTCCTAAGTTGAGGATTCCACTATATGCACTGTCCTATTGCGTCATTCCGTGATTCCCTTCACCTCGTGTCGTTGGCTCCGCCCTGTCGCCGTACGAAATTTCGTCACTCGACGAGCATCGCGATGGTTCTATGAGCGGGGCTATATAAACGCCAACGGAGAGCGCAAATATCATGTTTTCTCATCTTTGCAGAAGTGTACGGTATCCGTCCGTGTCGTGCTAGCTACGGTATTCTCACTTccatctacatttttttcagaggatGGGAGGGGGAGAGGGGAGCGGTTCATTTCCGCTTGTGTAGGGTTTCCTTATTTGACTAGTAGTCAACCTAGTAATTGTTTATTCCTACGGCTCCGCTTATTTCCGAATTTATCTCCTCAAAATAACTTATAAACTTATAGCCTGGAATTTGATACTTTCTTATTCCCGTGGCTCCGCAtattttccctatttttctcCACAAAGTTGGTTATTCTATAAAGTTATAGCCTAGAAATGAAATCATTTCCAgcccaataataaagtttcacctaaacctcattgtcataacaagaaaacataaatacacttctAAATGCCGTGgattcaagaagagaggacttggagattgttgaaATGATctctattttgaattttgaaaaattccaccCCGAATACAACGATTTATCGTTGAGAACTTGCTGAATTAAAGCGTACCCCATTGATATGCTTTGCACTTCCTGGATCCGCCAACAATGAATCCAACAACTCGGCGGACGGGGCGGCGCAAAGTACAAGACAAGTCTCATTTTTGTCTACGAAATAGTGTGGAATGTTCTCGTCAACTTCTCTGAATGCGTCTGATAGcttacactttttttcgataagGACAACAGGTTTCGGTGATGAATGTACTATTTGAAAGTGAGAGAATGTGAACACCAGTAGACATTTATCATGTAGTAGTCTGAAAATTAGAGCAAATGTGAGTATTATCGTGGGTAGCGGATATTCTGCGTAGTGTAGGGAGTGCTTGTACTCGGAAAATTTGCTTGTAAATATTTAGGGTGTCGTAATAAtgcatttttattaatttatcttTCCAGCTACCGTACTAGAGTTACCGTATTAGGAGTAGCAATGGAGTTGCATAGTGGCAACTTTACATGGTGTTGCATTGCCAAAGTTGCTGTTGCTTTACCGGGCGCAACTCCAAACGGTGTTGCATTGCCATAGTTGTTGCGGTGAAGGGGCAACACTCACCCCCACCACggtgttgctttttttcctgcaccccccccccccccccttcctcCGGGAACTCCCCCTTATcgtaaagttgtttttttttttgtttttctcttttttttcacggcaatgaCCCCCAATTGATTCAGCAAACATTCGCGTAGTAACAATTTTTCCCACCACCTAATTCCAGTTTGGAGGACGCGAACAAGTTTGCAGAAAGTTGCTGCctggaactgtttttttttcgctaaaatCCTCCagatgtagttttttttccagcaactCAATTGTTTTGCTTGATCaagtcattcttttttttttgctggtaaAATGctgcatagttttttttcccagcagttttccagaatattcatttctattcCGCATCATTTAAATGTTGCATGGATTTATTGTAGGAGATTAGTGGGTAATAGcagcagcagttttttttccttctcactcACGAGTGTATCCCTCTTCCTGGCAGTGTATTCTCGGCAAACTACGATGTGAAAAGTGCGCACAAATCGGAGCAGTCTATTCTAGTCTTGAGTTTTCTCAGAAAGACTCAATCAGACTCGTTATCGCTCGTATTGTACTAATTCACAAGGGCACGAGCACTTTTCACAAATTCCATACCGCTTTTTCCGGGCCTCTTGGAGTATCCGGACTTCAGACAAATTCTTAGAGGAACTGTTTTTGTACgctttttactctttttttaaacctaaTTGATTTCCTCTAGTAATTCTTCTCAGTCGACATTTCCGTGGACTCGATCCTGTTTGAtttatgtgaatttttttttagagaaagggaattttcttttttctcttatcgcTCGAATATAATTATGTGTAATCACCTATAATTAACTTCTCAGGTTATTACTGTCAGTACAGTATCAATTACTAGAATCCAAGAATCTATAAATCCTTATAGTTTCCATATAATCTATAATTATAAGGAATTCTAAACTCTTAGATCGTCCTCAGTGACTGTGAGAAGTGACGAATAGAGTAAGGGCGATTATCGTCGTCGCGCTGTAATCTCGGGTGCGATGCGATTTCCTCCACCCCCCAATTTCCCGCTCAAAACGGTCGCTTACAACGCTCCGCCCATCAGAGCAGCTCATAACGACCGGAGACGTCCGTCGCCGGTGCGATTAATCCGCTCGTGTCTCGTGGGGCGATTCACTCATTCTCTTCGAGACTCCTATCTGCTCCTCAACCTTACCTCCACAATGGACTTAGACTTCCAACATTTTTCACCAGATACTACTCatattttccttaatttttttctttcaaaatcactttttcattTCGGCGAACAGCACCAGCACGAAGTCCGTCCATGTCGGATTTATGTATCTATTTCTACTGTTTCTTAGACCCCACGTTGTCCTAATGAATCTGTGCACGTTTTTCTTCCCGTTCTTTTCGTTCCACgctttcgagaaatttctcgtCCACGTGCTATGGATTCCCTTGATTATCCTGTGTGATTTTAGATGTCACGAAGACGTGCTTCCGATTTTGCTCACGATCTATTCCGATCGATATTTCATCGATTTCGAAGAGATGATACTAAACGATCCCTATCAACTGGTGATCTAGTTGATAATTATATGGAAATGGAATTCACGGAGCCGACTACGGTAAGTGCTACGCGCCTAGGAGCTAGGATTTCAGCGTTTTACGGATGATCGAGTAACGCTAGAGTTTCAGAGTACACTACCGGCACATTTTGACGATTGTGATCGTGTTCCTATGCAGTTCTCCTCATCCACATATCCACGACTTTTATCACAACACGACCGTACAGCACAGAAACTGCTCCGATGTGGAAGTGATGTGGACAGCAGTTGTGGTTAGTTCATCCGAGATCATACTACGTAGGAAGTTAAGGTCACTCCCCCTCTAAAAAACCTCAAATATCTGGAATTTCGAAATAGGTATTTGAAAATTCGCGCCGTTTTTGGGTCCAAGAAGTCTCGGGTCACCGATGACCTGACTTAATTATGatgcgcaattgcgtaagcgattaCGTTTCAAACGTCGCGACCTCACTCGGTACCGCAGCGCGATTGGAGCTCACGGACGGAAAGCGCAAcaacttacgcaattgcaccacaagtcaGGTCAGGTTCTGATGGGAcgggaaattcaaaaaaaaaaaacgtggagaTTTATCTGCATCCATTAGTGgaaaattggaataaaattgaaatgtcCCTCTAGAATTTCCCTCTGGAATTCTTCCTTACTTTTCCTCTCTggatagaatttttcttagtttattGTATTTTAGCTTCTATTGCTGATTACAATCGTTCACAAATATGGTTCTATCAAGGTATGGATTCAAAGAAAGCCGAAAGATTATTACAAAGTGCTGGATGTGGTGAAGGGTTAGTCGATTTTAGGATTTATTTTATGCCTATCCATAAATTTACCAAttattatcgttttttttttcagatcatttgtTGTCTCGCAACAATCGATGCAGTATGTATTATCGTTCATACATGCCGGTACCGTACACCATATCCGTATCGGATATTCGGTTAAAGAAAGTGGTGAAGCGAAATTTCGACTCGATATTGATCGCAGTTTCAAGTAGGTGTTAACTTTGCAGAGTGCATAATCTTACGCATTTGATCCGAAAATCAATCGATTGATTCACGTTTTCAGAAATCTTCACGATCTCATCGCTTACTACACGAAACACAGATCATTCATATTACCGATGAAATTGAAACGTGGTGTCGCTCGACCGCTACGTATGCAGCACGAACGAACGCGAGCTTAGGCTCCCCCACGGATTTATTATCTGATGATACTGTAATAGAAGTGGTGTTCGGATAGTGGATCTAATAATTATGTAGTTAGTGAAGGTGTTAATATTTAAGTACAACAATTGTGCAAAAATTCACATCTTTCTATGTATATTTATGGTTGTGTTTGTATTCTAAGCATCCGGATACTGTAGCTCATATACAGTAATCGAATTATTATATTTCCTAACAAGGTATGGACATATTGGTATTGTTTATTTGCACTTGGTGATAATAATAACTGTACATAtacatttgttttgaaaaaaaataaatctctaAAAGAGTTGAACATTTGTAACTTCAATTGTATGAATATCACAGTGAAGTGCAACCCGGAAAAAACGAATATATGCTCTCAATAGCCAATTGGACGGGGAAATTGAAGAATTAAGCAAATTAATACAGTAATTAATACATATATTAGCATTCACCAATAGCGTAAACGTCTTGCACGCATTCCGGAACTACTGGATGCAATACATTCGGATAATGATCGACCATATTCACAGTTGAACCTGCAAAACTTTCACCATCACAGAATCATCCATCAACAATTAACTGAAATCCTTGAAAGATTGACAATTTTGCTTAAGAACGAATAAAATACGTTGCTGAATGCttcaaacttcattttttccactcaAAGGCATGCGAATGGAGAGAATTTCTGTGCTCTCACAAATCAAATGACATCATTCATATTATAAATCATAAGTTTTCACTGGCGATAAGGCTATAAAACaggttttccaaaaaatttttttttcataacacaAACCACTTTGTAATAGCATCACATATTAAACCGCTTACTTCAGGAAATAgatgagagaaaagagaaaaaacaaagtcaCTTTGGAAAGTTCATGAACCTGTAGACAAGGGAATCCTTTAATATTAGTACCACTATAAGTATCACCTTAgttaaattatttgtttttttttctatttcctccttctattttttatttcttcattcgaTGTACCATCATTAAAGACGAAATGTTAAAAAAGTTTGTCACATTCATAACAATTATTTGatctaaaataaatcaaaattcaaTGGCAGGTTTAGTgcaatcggttagaggtccattgtagccaaacggtcgatggttcgaaactgcctt
This window of the Necator americanus strain Aroian chromosome III, whole genome shotgun sequence genome carries:
- a CDS encoding hypothetical protein (NECATOR_CHRIII.G9084.T1), whose protein sequence is MSRRRASDFAHDLFRSIFHRFRRDDTKRSLSTGDLVDNYMEMEFTEPTTSTLPAHFDDCDRVPMQFSSSTYPRLLSQHDRTAQKLLRCGSDVDSSCASIADYNRSQIWFYQGMDSKKAERLLQSAGCGEGSFVVSQQSMQYVLSFIHAGTVHHIRIGYSVKESGEAKFRLDIDRSFKNLHDLIAYYTKHRSFILPMKLKRGVARPLRMQHERTRA